The Maridesulfovibrio salexigens DSM 2638 region GAGAGCCTGAGTACCGGAATAGTCAAACTCGCAGGCCTGACCAATGACGATCGGCCCGGAGCCGATGAGCATAATTTTCTTGATATCAGTGCGTTTAGGCATGAACTCCATCCAATAATGGTTTTGAAATATTGGCGTTAGGACTTGTGGTGAGACAGAAAGACATAAATCATTACTCGCAGATGGGCAAGCATAGAGTTGCCTACCTTATTTGTATGATAATTCCAGCACACCATTGACAAAGTACACAACTGACTTTAAATTTCAATTGCAATGAACGTAATGGCAAAAACAGCAGATACAAGGCCGCTCTCCAGCTACAAAAGCGGAATGTCGGTCAGAGTAACCGGGTTTGATGCAGGAAAGTGCTGCCGCGGCAGGCTTCTTTCCATGGGCATAATACCCGGAACAGTCGTTGACATCGTTAGCAATAATGGTCGCATGAATATACGTGTGCGCAACTCCCAGTATGCCATTGGTTGCGAAATGGCCAAAAAGATCATGGCAATCCCCGTCTGTGACTGCAACAAATGCAGTGCGTTTTAATATACACGCAACAACAATTTTCTCCAAATCAAGAGTATTACTTCATGGGCTCAGACGCAAAATGGCAATCCCTTGAAATTCTTGCCACCGACGGGTCATGGTGGTCGTTGACTATTCTGGAAATGAAAAAAGTTCATGACCGGATTAAGGCAACCTACGGAGTCTGGGCCAGCACTGAAGACTCCATTGAGACAATGATTTCACTCAAGAATTACAAAGACTTCGTTGAACGCACCGAAGGCCGGGTTGTTGACCTCGTCATTAATGGTGTTGATATTCCTTACGACCTGCCCAAAAAGACAAAAGCTTAATTCCTTTCAGCTCGTTTCATTTGCCTTCCCGCGACTCTTCTGGCATTTTTCAGCCATGAGTAATATAAAATCTACCGAAGAAAGAATAGAAAGTCTTGAGACTGCACTCGCGCTTCAGGATCAGACAGTTGAAGAGCTTAACAAGTTCATCATTGCCCAACAAAAGCAGATATCTGAGCTTGAAAAGAAGTTGCAGCTCATGGTCAATCAAATGAAAGACCTGAAAGATGCTGTTGCCCATGCTTCACCGCAGGATGACGTTCCTCCGCCCCACTACGGCCAGCTTTAAATTTCCAAGTTTCAGCTCAATCCACATAACTGCCAGCCTTGGACTTCGATATGAAAAAAATTGACGTTCTCATCAATGCTTACGGCAAGCCTTTTCAAACGGCCCTTTCCCTGCTTTCGCTAATGAAACACAGCGGGCAATGGATTGACCGCATATGGTTTGTGCAGGATAGACCGGAGGAAACCAAGGTTCTAGGCAGGCAATTTATTCTGGATTTGCTGGACAATGTAACCCTGTATAAACCTTCAGACTGGCGCTGGATCAATCACATTGAAGAAGATCTTCTTACTGATGAAGCCTACCGCCACTCGGTCCGCTATCAATACGGATGGGAACATACAGATAAAGATTATGTGCTGACCGTCCACAATGATGTGTACTTTACTGCTGATCCGGTAAATCTCCTTATGGAAGCGATCGGAAACAACATTGCAGCAGGGGAAATAGGTTTATGCTGCCAATGCCCGGCATTTCACCACAAACTATGTTCACCGGAAACATATCAAAACTACCGCCCGAACCTGAAAGAATTCATAGCCATAGCCAGTGACCCCAAGGGCTATATACCAACTGATGTATCAAATTACATGGTATGTCCCTCGCTGCGCAAGAAACCTTGGCCGCTCCCTTCATGCCGTGTAAATGAGTGGTGCGCACTAATAGATATGACGAAAGCTCGACCCGCGACAGTACCATTCGGTCCGGCACGTCCCTTCGGAGCACACGTGTTTGAGGGAATCAAACGCAAATTAAAAGACGGGGAAAAATGGCAGGAATTCGAAAATACTCTTGGGATCGTGTATGACACTGCAATGGCGTGGTTTCGGGATGTCCATCACCAAGGATACACCTGCGCCCATCAGAATTTATCGAAAGTCGCGCAACACTGGAGCGGTCACCAAGCTCTTTTCGATACAGATCTTTACGCGGAAAATGAAAATCGAGCCAAGAAGATCTTAGAACAAGAATTCAACCTTGAATTTTAAAATTGATTCAGCCAACAAATCCAAACAACTAAAAAAGCCCCGCACTCAAAGAGTACGGGGCTTTTCATTTATATTCTATTTGCTGGTTTAAGAAACCTTGCAACCATTCGCAACAGGTGCGGAAACACTTAGCAGCTGCATCTCTTCACCGTTACGCACAGCGAGGATCATGCCCTGAGACACTTCACCGCGCAGCTTGCGAGGCTGGAGGTTAACAACCACTACGACCTGACGGCCTTCCAGTTCTTCGGGCTTGAAGAACTCAGCCAATCCTGCCACAACCTGACGCGGTTCATCATCGCCGGTATCGATCTTAACCAGCAGCAGCTTATCTGCATCAGGGTGCTTGGTTACGGAAAGGACGGTTCCAACACGCATATCCACTTTCTGGAAATCGGGGAACTCAATTACTCCGGGGATTTCTTCCTTAGCCTGTTTGGACTGCTTCTTGGATTTCTTTGCTTCCTTTTTCTGGGGAGCAGGTTCTTCCTTAGGCAATTCCACTCTCGGAAAGAGATTGGACTTTTTAGCTACTTCAGTGCCCGGATCAAGAAGACCCCAGACATCAATTTCGCCCTGCAGGTTTACCTTTTCAGGAGCAAACTGAATACCCAGCTGTCCCAGCATCATCTCACTGGCTTCAGGCATAACAGGCCAGAGATGAACTGCAATCTTACGCATGTTCTCAAGCAGAACATACATCACAGTTCCGAGGCGGGACATATTTTCTTCTTTATAAAGAGTCCACGGCTGGGTGGTATCAATATATTTATTCAAGCCACGCACAAGCTCCCAAAGACCTTCGAGGCCACGGGAGAATTTAGCATCAATGAAATTATTCTGGAACTCGGCCATAGCTTTGCGGCCAAGGCTCTTGATTTCACAATCTTCATCAGCTTCATCACCCTGAGCAGGAACCTTACCCTCAAAATACTTGTGGGTCATAGACAGGGTACGGCTGAAAAGGTTGCCGAGGTCGTTGGCAAGATCAGCATTGAGGCGGCCCACAAGAGCTTCCTCTGAAAAGCTGGAATCGTTGCCGAAAACCATTTCACGCAGCAGAAAATAACGAAAAGCATTAACACCGTATTTCTCTGCCATTTCAAGCGGAGAAACAACGTTGCCCAAAGACTTGGACATCTTGGTGTCTTTGATCAGCCAGTAACCGTGCACATTAAGGTGCTGGTAAGGCTCAATTTCTGCGGCCTTAAGCATTGTAGGCCAGAAGATTGCGTGAGGCTTGAGAATATCCTTGGCAACGAGGTGGTTGGCTTTGGGCCAGAATTTCTCGTATTTTTCTCCGTCAGGGTATTCAAGCGCTGTAATGTAGTTGATAAGTGCATCAAACCACACATAAGTAACAAATTTATCGTCGAACGGCAGCTCGATGCCCCACTCCAGGCGGCTCTTGGGACGGGAAATACAAAGATCTTCCAATTCGCCGGACTTAAGAAGACTCAGCACCTCATTGCGGTACCTTTCAGGACGGATAAATTCAGGGTTGTCATTGATATGAGCAATGAGCCAGTCCTGATACTTGGACATCTTGAAGAAATAGTTCTTCTCAGCAATATATTCGGGAACTGTTTCATGCTGAGGACATTTTCCGTCAACCAGTTCCTTCTCGGTATAGAATCTTTCACATCCGAAGCAGTAATGCCCGCCGTATTCACCGAAATAAATATCACCTTTATCGTAAACCTTCTGCAGAACTTCCTGAACGCACTTAATGTGCCTTTCCTGAGTAGTCCTGATGAAATCGTCGTTTTCAATCTGCAGACCGGGCCACAGGCCACTGAACAGAGAGCTTATCTCATCGACGTATTCACGGGGTGTCTGGCCACCTTTTTCCGCGGCCTGTACAATCTTGTCACCGTGCTCGTCTGTTCCGGTGAGAAAGAAAGTTTCATCTCCCAGCAGCTTGTGAAACCTATTCATGGAATCAGCAAGAATTGTTGTGTAGGCATGGCCGAGATGCGGCTTAGCATTAACATAATAGATGGGAGTTGTAATAAAAAACGAATCCAAAATCAGTCACTCCTGTTAAGGTGATAACAATCGGATTTAATAAAGGTTATATAAAGCGGCTACTGCCGCATGCAAAATCCGAAATGAATACAGCGTAAAAAATCTCAACAGCCGGGTGAGAATTTTGACATTTTCAACCGGCCGCAAGATTGCTTACTGCTCACGGGCAGAACGCATATAGCGAAGAACCCGAAGATTAGCAAATATTTCTATTCTTACAAATTAATTGCTCTTATTCTTCCGCTGACCGGAAGGCTTGCGCTTACGCCTGCGCCTTGCAGGGCGGCGACGCGAAGACTTCTTAGGCTTATCAGAATCATCCTTTTCACCGGATGGAGCTGGAGTCGCAGGCTGTTTATCCTGCTCCGGCTTTTGCTGTTCCGGTTTCTGCTGAGGGCGATCCTTTCTTACCGGACGCTTACGGCGATCCTGCTGCTGAGAGTCATCCTTTCTGCGTTCCTCTTTAACTTCCGGTTTATCAACTGAGACTTTCGGCTGATCAGTTTTTTCCCGTTCAGGGTTCACACGTCCAGGCTTGCGTTCCGGTCTGGGGCGATCAGAATTTGATCTATCGCTTCTTGAACGATCAGGACGAGAACGGTCAGAACGTGACCTTTGAGGTCTTGAACTGTTGCCGTCACGGTCTCCCCTGCCTTCAGAACGTCCTCTGCGAGGCTCATCTGAACGGAAATCGGATTCACCGCCTCGATCAGAACCGGAAGGCTTAATCATATCCGGCCAATCATCCAAGGGAATCTCGATTTCATCACCCTGCTCCGGCAAAACGGTCAGAGTATTCCTGAAAAAGTTTGTCCGTGTAACCCTTACAGTACCGTGAACGGTATTGTATTTCTTCCCGGTCTTGGGACTTTTACGGTGGAAATCTTCGTAGTTTTCCTGCTCGAAAGACAAACAGCAGAGCAATCTGCCGCAAATACCGGAAATTTTAGTCGGGTTAAGGAAAAGATTCTGCTCCTTGGCCATACGGATGGTTACCGGCATGAACTTGCGCATAAAGCGACGGCAGCAACAAATTTGACCGCAGTTACCGATGGCACCCAGCATCTGGGTTTCATGGCGTACGCCGATCTGACGCAGCTCAATGCGGGTCCTGTATTCCTTAACCAGATCCTTAACCAGCTCACGGAAATCAATCCTGCCCGGAGCGGTAAAGTAAAAAATCATCTTGCTGCGATCGAAAAACACCTCAACGTCTACAAGCTTCATTTCCAGCTTCTGACGATCGATACAATTCTTGCAGAACCTGTATGCTGTGCGGGAGAGTTCTTTGTTCTCAACCTCAGCTTCAAGGTCCTCTTCACCGGCAAGACGGTAAATAGTTTTAATTGAGTCCTCGGATACATCTTCGGGCAAATCCTGTTGCACGACAAAGACTTTACCGAGCCCCATGCCCTGTTCGGTCTTCACGATGACCGAATGTCCTTCCCGGACAACGAAAGGACCGGACGAAAAATAATATATCTGTCCGAAATCGTTAAATTTAACGCCTAAAATCTGTGACATTGTTAAAAAACCTTATATAAAACCGCAACTCATGGCGGATAAAACTTGATATGAAGGAGTCACAATAGACCACTTCCTAAGGAACTTCAATTCTGTTTTCCATTCCTAATAGCCCTGAATAAAACAATTTTTAATATTTAGCAAAAAAAATCCGCAGCAATAGCCGCGGATTCCTCCCTGATTTCAGGGCAAAAATATAAAAAAACAGGACTCTATTAACATCCTGAAATTTGCTAAAAAAAATTAAACTGAAAAGCCGAGATTTTTAAGCTCCTTTACAAGCTTGCTTTCTTCAATTGGCTTAACAAGATATGAAGTCGCTCCGCCAAGGAAGAAGGCATCATGTGTTTCCTTGCGGTCATCAAGCATGGTAGTAACGATTACCTTAACCGCGCCATCTTCCTCGACCTTGAAATCTTTCTCAATGGATCTGATCTCACGCAAAGCCTGTTGTCCGTCCATTTCCGGCATCACAAGATCCAGACAGACCAGATCATAAGCATTACCAGATTCAAGGCCCTTCTTAAATGCAAAGACAGCCTCTTCACCGTTAACGGCAATATCGCACTGTGCATATGGCTTCATGATCTCATGCAACATATTGCGGCAATAAAAATCATCATCAACTATCAGCACCCGCATGCAGACAAACCTCCATTCATCATAGGCTTTTCACATAGACTTCGGTCAATGGGTAGACATTGGCACTTTTGCACATGAAAATCAAGTTTTCAGAACAACATTAATCAGAAAAATGCATTTTAAATCAGGGGGCAGTTATCACTGTCCCGTCACTATCCCATTCCACGGATACTATCCCGTGTGCGGAAGTCGTATACATACATACATGTCTTTTATCCAGTTCCCTTACAACCTTTTTTGCGACAAATTTAAAACGATTTAAAAAACCGCATGCAGCGACAGCAATTTCAGGATCAACTCGTTCATACAATTCAGGCGAATAAGACCCGGCACTCCCATGATGCGGGAGAACAAGTACACTGGAAGAAAGATCTTGCGAACCTTTTAAAACTGACCGTATACCCTTGCGATCAAGATCGCCTGATATGGACAACAACGGATGCCCGTTCCAGAGCAATCTAAGATATAAAGACCGGTCGTTACGGCTACCTTCAAAATCAGACGAAGGATGCAATACCTCCATGATTAATCCCGGTTCAAGAACTACATTATCACCGCTTACAAGAGTTTGTGCATCTATTTCCTTAGTTTCAAACGCGGCCTTAAAACGCTCACCTATTCTGCCACTGGGAATATCTCCATTGGAATAAAAACGGCTCACCGAAAATTTCTCCAGAAGAAAAGCCAATCCTCCGGCGTGATCCCTATCCCCGTGAGTCATAAAAATATTATCAACCCTCGGCAAATGTCCGTAAGTTAACCATGGACCGACTATAGAACGTCCCATGTCAAAAGTTCTGCCGAAGCCACCGCCGCCATCCACAACTGTGCGTGTTCCTTTAGGCCCCGTAATCACAACACATTGGGATTGTCCGGTATCAAGAACATCCATACGCACCCTCTCCGGCCCGAATTCTCCGGAAAGACGCACACCGAACAGCAACACAACCAAGAAAAGCATCAATCGTGCTTGTCGGGAATTCCCGTAAATCACTAAAAGAACAGCTCCCAGCACAAGGTAGTAAATCAGTAACCCTTCCCAATGAGGACGGTAAAAAGCATACTCCGGCAGCAAACCGAGACTGACCGCATCTCTCACCAGTTGCAAAAGCCACTCAAAAACTTTTGCTCCGAGCCCAAACAATGAATGCGAAAGTTCCGGGCTGATATATGAAAACAATAAACCGCCCACGCCGCAAATAGGCATAACAACTGACCCGATAATGGGCACAAAAAGTATGTTGAAAAGAAAATTTGGAGTGAGTACCCCGAAATTCCAAATTATGATCGGCAATAAAGCAATATTGGCTGACAAGCTGACAAAAAAAACTGCCAGCACGAAACGGGCTGCCTTAGCCAGCAAGCTGTGACCTGAAGGCATCAATCGCGCGAACACCGGGTAAAACAAAGAAATCCCGGCAACAGCCAAGACTGAAAGCTGGAATCCCAGATCAAAAACACTGAGCGGTGAAAAGCTCAAAATCACTACAACAGCCAGAAATAGGCCATCCAGAAGCACTCTGCCCCGGTTAAAAAACATGAGCAGACCCCAGAAGCCGAACATGCACACAGCACGCAAGAGCGAGGGACTGAACTGACCCAGCCAGAGATAACATAAAACCGGAACAGCAGATAAAAGAACGCCCAAACGCATTTTGGGAAGCCGCAAATATATACGCGGATATATCAGTCCGATCAGCCAAGCCAGCCCGAAACCCATAGCTACGAGGAACCCGACATGCAACCCGGATAAAGCCAGAATATGCGAGACACCGGCCCTGCGAATAAGTTCCACACTATCCCGAGAGAGATAAAAGCGATCCCCAGCCAACAGTGCCGGAAAAATTGCCCCGCCGTCAGTGGGGGGAGCATTCTTCAGAATATGCTCACGCAGGGAAGCCCGCAACTTCTGCAAACCATGTGTTTCGTACGGTTTTAAACCACCATTTTTAATCTTTCCCTGAGTGTACGTGCGGTACCGAATATCCTTTGTGCGGCAATAAAAATCGTAATCCCAAAGACCGCTGTTGCGAAAACCGTGAATCGGCTTAACCCGCGCGACAAAGGAGACCTGCTGCCCCACAAAAGGAAACTGGCCCGGTTTATCCCATGTCCAGTTAAGATATCCACCAAGGTCGGTTATAGCTGACTTGCTCTGGCAACTGACATTCTCAAGCAGAATTTTAAGACGATTTCCCGGAGCTCCCTTGATGCTGTGAATCGTTCCGCTAAGCTGCACCTTTTCACGAGCAGCCATCCAATCCGGCATTGGTCCGGGACCGGGAGGAAGAACAAAATTGCCATACCAATGCCCAATACTGAAGAGCACCAGCATCCCAAAAGCCGCACCTTTTTCAGGTCGAAAGAAAAAAACAAGGAAGAGATAGACCAGCAAAGCGGCCAAGGAAGGAAGCATCCACTGGATGGAAAGGATGCCAAAAGCAAACGCAGGAACGAGAACCTGCCATAAAAACAGGCCCGGAATCCCGGGCCTGCTCTTTTTAATCAAATTATCCGCAACCTGTTGCATGAAGCGTCAGGGCAACTACTCTTGCTCGCGCCAGACCCTCGCGCCTACAGCGGAAAGCTTGTCTTCAAGCTTCTCATATCCTCTATCGAGGTGGTAGATACGCTGAACATCTGTACGTCCATGAGCGGCTAATCCTGCAACAACAAGAGAAGCACTGGCCCGCAGGTCAGAAGCCATAACCGGAGCTCCGGTCATCTTCTCGACTCCGCGAATCATGGCGGTACGGCCCTTAAGCTTAATGTTCGCGCCCATGCGTACAAGTTCCTGCACATGCATGAAACGGTTCTCGAAAATCTTCTCTTCGATGGTTCCGGCACCATTGGACAGACACATCAGGGTCATAAGCTGGGCCTGCATGTCAGTGGGAAAGCCGGGATAAGGCTGAGTGGTGATATCAACACCGGAAATAAGGCCGTTTGCACGACGTACGCGGACACCGCCTTCCTCTTCCTCAAGGGAAACGCCCATCTTGCGCAGCTTGTAAACAACAGACTCAAGCTCCTGAAAAGGACAATCCTGAATAAGCAGTTCACCGTCAGTCATTGCCGCAGCAACCATGTAGGTTCCGGCTTCAATGCGGTCGGGCATGATTTTGTAGTCACACCCTTTAAGTGATGGAACACCCTGAATGGTGATGATGCTCGTTCCATGACCGGATATTTTTGCGCCGCAAGCAATAAGGAACTTGGCAAGATCGACAACTTCCGGCTCACGGGCAGCGTTTTCAATAATGGTTTCCCCTTCGGCAATTGCGGCAGCCATGAGCACGTTTTCAGTACCGCCTACAGTGGGGAAATCAAAGTTGATGTGCGCACCTTTAAGCTTGTCGCATTTACCATGGATATAACCGGAATCGAGATCAAAGGTAGCACCCATCTGTTCAAATGCAGTCAGGTGCAGATCCACAGGACGTGCCCCGATAGCGCAACCGCCGGGAAGCGCAACCTTGGCCTCGCCTTTAAGAGCCAGTAAGGGACCGAGACAGAGCACGGAAGCACGCATGGTCTTAACCAGGTCGTACGGGGCTTCTATTTTAAGATCCTTAACCTCACTGCAAACAGTATTGCCATCAAAAGAGGTCTCACAGCCAAGAATATCAAGCAGCTTAAGAGTAGTATGAATATCCCTCAAACGGGGGACGTTGCTAAGACAGATCGGACCTTCCGGTAAAATGCAAGCCAGCAGAATGGGTAGCGCTGCGTTTTTAGAACCACTGACCCTGATAGGGCCGTTAAGAGATACTCCACCTTCAATTACTAATTTATCCATCTAAAAATCCTTATATTTATCAGGTAATAAGCTGCTGCTTTTAAAAGCTTAAAATCAATTTTGCCACAGCCTGATGAAAAGACATTGCCTTTTCCGCGACCCCTGATTGCTTTCAGTATTAAAAGAACAAATTGTTTGTGGCACAAAATAACCCTTTAGTGAAGAGTGTGCACAACCTATTTTTCTATTAAGATCAAAAGATCGTTTTATAAACAAGTTAATCATCCCTTTTACTTGCAAGATTTGATTATTACAAAAAAAATGATCTTTTTTTCAAAAACTTCTTGACCATCACACCCAGCTTAGTTAAACACCTCCTCACAGACGCGGTGGGTGTAGCTCAGTTGGTAGAGCACTTGGTTGTGGCCCAAGTGGCCGGGGGTTCAAGTCCCCTCACTCACCCCATTTGACATCTCTAGGGATCAGGAATCCCTGACCCCTTTTTTAAGGTGGGTGTAGCTCAGTTGGTAGAGCACTTGGTTGTGGCCCAAGTGGCCGGGGGTTCAAGTCCCCTCACTCACCCCATATTTTCAGGACCGGATTTATCCGGTCCTTTTTTTTGGCCTACAGACAGGCAGGACTCCCCTCGATAGAATTCCCCGGCAATACTTGGGAATTAAAGCACAAAGTTTTCTTTCAAAACCCCATTGACATGAAATTTCTGCGGCATTATCAGGGTCTTTTTTCCGCGCGAGTTCCAGCCTCTGGCCAATTCATTTCAAAAAAATATGACCACCGACTGAGCCCCACGGAGACACCACCAAAACAAGGAGGTTTCTCAATGGACACTTACGTCTGTTCAAAACTAAACCGTTTCATTCCGACCAGCTTCAAATTCATTAAATCAGGCTGCTCTCCAACCACCTTACGACAAGATATTGCCGCCGGAGTTACAGTAGGTATTGTGGCTCTCCCGCTGGCTATGGCCTTCGCTATTGCATCGGGTGCAAGCCCGGCTACAGGCCTTTTTACTGCCATCATCGCCGGATTCATTATTTCAGCATTTGGCGGAACTCGTTTTCAGATCGGTGGACCTACCGGAGCTTTTGTCATTATCATATCCGGAATCATTGCCCGACACGGATACGAAGGACTCATTCTCGCCACTATCATGGCCGGAATAATTCTTTTGGTAATGGGTTGCCTCGGGCTTGGTAAACTCCTGCAATACATTCCTTACCCTGTGACCACCGGATTTACCTCCGGCATCGGCATCCTGATCTTTTCCACTCAGATCAAGGATTTCCTCGGACTGCAAATTGATCAAATGCCTGCTGATTTCCTGCCTCGGCTCAAGGCGTGCGCAGTCTCACTTCCAAGCACCGATCCAACAACTCTCGGCTTGGGTATGTTGACCGTAGTTTCAATGCTGCTGGTCAGGAAATTTATCCCCCGAATTCCTGCCCCTTTTGTTGGTATTGCCTTGGCAAGCTTAATCACTTGGCTCATGGGATTGCAGACAGAAACCATCGGCAGCAGATTCGGCGGAATTCCCACCATCCTGCCTGATGCAGTTTCTTTTTCCGGCCTCGACCTGATGCAGCTGAAAACCCTGATCCCTGAAGCTTTCACTATCGCCATCCTCGCCGGGATCGAATCCTTGCTAAGTGCAACAGTTGCAGACGGCATGAGCGGTGACCGCCACAACTCATCCAACGAACTAATTGCTCAAGGATTGGCAAACATCGGTTCAGCCCTTTTCGGGGGTCTCCCTGCGACCGGAGCAATTGCCCGTACTGCAACCAACATTCGCGCCGGGGCACATTCGCCTGTAGCAGGTATCATTCACGCTCTGACCTTAATCATGTTCATCAAGGTCTGCGCTCCGCTGGCCTCCATGATT contains the following coding sequences:
- a CDS encoding SlyX family protein, which gives rise to MSNIKSTEERIESLETALALQDQTVEELNKFIIAQQKQISELEKKLQLMVNQMKDLKDAVAHASPQDDVPPPHYGQL
- a CDS encoding FeoA family protein → MAKTADTRPLSSYKSGMSVRVTGFDAGKCCRGRLLSMGIIPGTVVDIVSNNGRMNIRVRNSQYAIGCEMAKKIMAIPVCDCNKCSAF
- a CDS encoding response regulator — its product is MRVLIVDDDFYCRNMLHEIMKPYAQCDIAVNGEEAVFAFKKGLESGNAYDLVCLDLVMPEMDGQQALREIRSIEKDFKVEEDGAVKVIVTTMLDDRKETHDAFFLGGATSYLVKPIEESKLVKELKNLGFSV
- the murA gene encoding UDP-N-acetylglucosamine 1-carboxyvinyltransferase, producing the protein MDKLVIEGGVSLNGPIRVSGSKNAALPILLACILPEGPICLSNVPRLRDIHTTLKLLDILGCETSFDGNTVCSEVKDLKIEAPYDLVKTMRASVLCLGPLLALKGEAKVALPGGCAIGARPVDLHLTAFEQMGATFDLDSGYIHGKCDKLKGAHINFDFPTVGGTENVLMAAAIAEGETIIENAAREPEVVDLAKFLIACGAKISGHGTSIITIQGVPSLKGCDYKIMPDRIEAGTYMVAAAMTDGELLIQDCPFQELESVVYKLRKMGVSLEEEEGGVRVRRANGLISGVDITTQPYPGFPTDMQAQLMTLMCLSNGAGTIEEKIFENRFMHVQELVRMGANIKLKGRTAMIRGVEKMTGAPVMASDLRASASLVVAGLAAHGRTDVQRIYHLDRGYEKLEDKLSAVGARVWREQE
- a CDS encoding SulP family inorganic anion transporter produces the protein MDTYVCSKLNRFIPTSFKFIKSGCSPTTLRQDIAAGVTVGIVALPLAMAFAIASGASPATGLFTAIIAGFIISAFGGTRFQIGGPTGAFVIIISGIIARHGYEGLILATIMAGIILLVMGCLGLGKLLQYIPYPVTTGFTSGIGILIFSTQIKDFLGLQIDQMPADFLPRLKACAVSLPSTDPTTLGLGMLTVVSMLLVRKFIPRIPAPFVGIALASLITWLMGLQTETIGSRFGGIPTILPDAVSFSGLDLMQLKTLIPEAFTIAILAGIESLLSATVADGMSGDRHNSSNELIAQGLANIGSALFGGLPATGAIARTATNIRAGAHSPVAGIIHALTLIMFIKVCAPLASMIPLASLAGVLMLVAWDMSEVHRIKRLLFAPKSDSLVMLIALLLTVFVDLTVAVEVGVVMAAMLFMKRMSQLTDVHSLDTGLPEEEIIDRKNGHEKVVVYEINGPMFFGMAQRFVDVMSFTRKKPEVIVFCMRLVPTMDATGIEALETVIRRAHAQNVKILLSGVNPRIRKTMARLGTDKLVGADNIFPDFSTAVAKTILHVDKNSGLPRCTPPKQFTATTA
- the ricT gene encoding PSP1 domain-containing protein; this encodes MSQILGVKFNDFGQIYYFSSGPFVVREGHSVIVKTEQGMGLGKVFVVQQDLPEDVSEDSIKTIYRLAGEEDLEAEVENKELSRTAYRFCKNCIDRQKLEMKLVDVEVFFDRSKMIFYFTAPGRIDFRELVKDLVKEYRTRIELRQIGVRHETQMLGAIGNCGQICCCRRFMRKFMPVTIRMAKEQNLFLNPTKISGICGRLLCCLSFEQENYEDFHRKSPKTGKKYNTVHGTVRVTRTNFFRNTLTVLPEQGDEIEIPLDDWPDMIKPSGSDRGGESDFRSDEPRRGRSEGRGDRDGNSSRPQRSRSDRSRPDRSRSDRSNSDRPRPERKPGRVNPEREKTDQPKVSVDKPEVKEERRKDDSQQQDRRKRPVRKDRPQQKPEQQKPEQDKQPATPAPSGEKDDSDKPKKSSRRRPARRRRKRKPSGQRKNKSN
- a CDS encoding DNA internalization-related competence protein ComEC/Rec2, which encodes MQQVADNLIKKSRPGIPGLFLWQVLVPAFAFGILSIQWMLPSLAALLVYLFLVFFFRPEKGAAFGMLVLFSIGHWYGNFVLPPGPGPMPDWMAAREKVQLSGTIHSIKGAPGNRLKILLENVSCQSKSAITDLGGYLNWTWDKPGQFPFVGQQVSFVARVKPIHGFRNSGLWDYDFYCRTKDIRYRTYTQGKIKNGGLKPYETHGLQKLRASLREHILKNAPPTDGGAIFPALLAGDRFYLSRDSVELIRRAGVSHILALSGLHVGFLVAMGFGLAWLIGLIYPRIYLRLPKMRLGVLLSAVPVLCYLWLGQFSPSLLRAVCMFGFWGLLMFFNRGRVLLDGLFLAVVVILSFSPLSVFDLGFQLSVLAVAGISLFYPVFARLMPSGHSLLAKAARFVLAVFFVSLSANIALLPIIIWNFGVLTPNFLFNILFVPIIGSVVMPICGVGGLLFSYISPELSHSLFGLGAKVFEWLLQLVRDAVSLGLLPEYAFYRPHWEGLLIYYLVLGAVLLVIYGNSRQARLMLFLVVLLFGVRLSGEFGPERVRMDVLDTGQSQCVVITGPKGTRTVVDGGGGFGRTFDMGRSIVGPWLTYGHLPRVDNIFMTHGDRDHAGGLAFLLEKFSVSRFYSNGDIPSGRIGERFKAAFETKEIDAQTLVSGDNVVLEPGLIMEVLHPSSDFEGSRNDRSLYLRLLWNGHPLLSISGDLDRKGIRSVLKGSQDLSSSVLVLPHHGSAGSYSPELYERVDPEIAVAACGFLNRFKFVAKKVVRELDKRHVCMYTTSAHGIVSVEWDSDGTVITAP
- the metG gene encoding methionine--tRNA ligase, giving the protein MDSFFITTPIYYVNAKPHLGHAYTTILADSMNRFHKLLGDETFFLTGTDEHGDKIVQAAEKGGQTPREYVDEISSLFSGLWPGLQIENDDFIRTTQERHIKCVQEVLQKVYDKGDIYFGEYGGHYCFGCERFYTEKELVDGKCPQHETVPEYIAEKNYFFKMSKYQDWLIAHINDNPEFIRPERYRNEVLSLLKSGELEDLCISRPKSRLEWGIELPFDDKFVTYVWFDALINYITALEYPDGEKYEKFWPKANHLVAKDILKPHAIFWPTMLKAAEIEPYQHLNVHGYWLIKDTKMSKSLGNVVSPLEMAEKYGVNAFRYFLLREMVFGNDSSFSEEALVGRLNADLANDLGNLFSRTLSMTHKYFEGKVPAQGDEADEDCEIKSLGRKAMAEFQNNFIDAKFSRGLEGLWELVRGLNKYIDTTQPWTLYKEENMSRLGTVMYVLLENMRKIAVHLWPVMPEASEMMLGQLGIQFAPEKVNLQGEIDVWGLLDPGTEVAKKSNLFPRVELPKEEPAPQKKEAKKSKKQSKQAKEEIPGVIEFPDFQKVDMRVGTVLSVTKHPDADKLLLVKIDTGDDEPRQVVAGLAEFFKPEELEGRQVVVVVNLQPRKLRGEVSQGMILAVRNGEEMQLLSVSAPVANGCKVS